A region from the Sandaracinus amylolyticus genome encodes:
- a CDS encoding polysaccharide biosynthesis/export family protein → MFVRRSISSLLLVSVLAAPLPVAAQEAPPPGLADQAAPATAPTTVPPVPAATRPQPFGSSLFTGSYAAQRESGLNPDYRVLPGDRVMVSAWGAVTVSEILTVDTQGNLFLPGVGPVRVAGVRNDELTPTVRAAMQRLYRGSFDVYTNLLNASPVAVFVTGGVRRPGRYAGIPSDSVLVFLDQAGGIEPEAGSYRRITVLRGGQPIAELDLYDFLLRGQLTTPQFEDGDVVLVGRRGPVIEVQPHELEPVLVELEGDGDSTGADVLEVIAPGARVDSVTVRGAREGLPTARTFAVSSFGDVRLRDGDIVTFRRDLQADFIVVRVQGEFLGHGEFAVARGTRLLDLLNYVPVDPELANVGAVSLRRRSVQAQQRQSLQESLDRLERAVLLAQSDTQGEAAIRRQEAEMMRTFVAQARRAQPHGIVVTSTAGRQVNVILEDGDVIVIPPHTNVVRIVGEVMMSQAVMFRPDLRVDDYVRMVGGYTDRANRGHIIVRRANAEIEIGGGDIRLQPGDEVIIPPNVDDKWLQNGIDLAQVIYQLAVAASVVIRTGL, encoded by the coding sequence ATGTTCGTCCGACGATCGATCTCCTCGCTCCTACTCGTCTCGGTCCTCGCTGCGCCGTTGCCCGTAGCGGCTCAGGAAGCGCCGCCTCCGGGCCTCGCGGATCAGGCCGCTCCGGCGACCGCGCCGACGACGGTCCCGCCAGTCCCCGCCGCAACTCGGCCGCAACCCTTCGGGTCGTCGCTCTTCACCGGGAGCTACGCCGCGCAACGCGAGAGCGGGCTGAACCCCGACTACCGCGTGCTTCCGGGTGATCGCGTGATGGTGAGCGCCTGGGGAGCGGTCACGGTCAGCGAGATCCTCACCGTTGACACGCAAGGGAACCTTTTCCTCCCGGGCGTCGGTCCGGTGCGCGTCGCGGGCGTGCGCAACGACGAGCTCACGCCGACGGTGCGCGCCGCGATGCAGCGCCTCTATCGCGGCTCGTTCGACGTCTACACGAACCTGCTCAACGCGAGCCCGGTTGCGGTGTTCGTGACGGGCGGCGTGAGACGGCCGGGGCGGTATGCGGGCATCCCGTCGGACTCGGTGCTCGTGTTCCTCGACCAGGCGGGCGGGATCGAGCCCGAGGCGGGCAGCTATCGGCGCATCACGGTGCTGCGCGGAGGACAGCCGATCGCCGAGCTCGATCTCTACGACTTCTTGTTGCGTGGTCAGCTGACCACGCCGCAGTTCGAGGACGGAGACGTCGTGCTCGTCGGGCGTCGCGGACCGGTGATCGAGGTGCAGCCGCACGAGCTCGAGCCAGTGCTCGTCGAGCTCGAGGGCGACGGCGACTCGACCGGCGCGGACGTGCTCGAGGTGATCGCGCCGGGTGCGCGGGTCGACTCCGTCACGGTGCGCGGCGCGCGCGAAGGGCTTCCCACCGCGCGCACCTTCGCGGTCTCGAGCTTCGGCGATGTACGACTGCGCGACGGGGACATCGTCACGTTTCGCCGGGACCTGCAGGCGGACTTCATCGTGGTGCGGGTCCAAGGCGAGTTCCTCGGACACGGTGAGTTCGCGGTCGCGCGCGGCACGCGGCTGCTCGATCTGCTGAACTACGTCCCCGTCGATCCCGAGCTCGCGAACGTCGGCGCGGTGTCGCTCCGTCGCCGCAGCGTGCAGGCGCAGCAGCGACAGTCGCTGCAGGAGAGCCTCGATCGGCTCGAGCGCGCCGTGCTCCTCGCGCAGAGCGACACCCAGGGCGAGGCCGCGATTCGTCGTCAAGAGGCGGAGATGATGCGCACGTTCGTGGCCCAGGCACGACGAGCGCAGCCGCACGGCATCGTCGTGACGTCGACCGCGGGCCGGCAGGTGAACGTGATCCTCGAGGACGGCGACGTGATCGTCATCCCGCCGCACACGAACGTCGTGCGCATCGTCGGCGAGGTGATGATGTCGCAGGCCGTGATGTTCCGGCCCGATCTGCGCGTCGACGACTACGTGCGCATGGTGGGCGGCTACACGGATCGCGCGAACCGCGGGCACATCATCGTGCGTCGCGCGAACGCGGAGATCGAGATCGGCGGAGGCGACATCCGCCTGCAGCCGGGCGACGAAGTGATCATCCCGCCGAACGTCGACGACAAGTGGCTCCAGAACGGGATCGATCTCGCGCAGGTCATCTATCAGCTCGCGGTCGCGGCCTCGGTCGTGATCCGGACCGGGCTGTGA
- the kdsA gene encoding 3-deoxy-8-phosphooctulonate synthase produces MRLAGFEIGNRLPLFVIAGPCVVESRELCLEVAEAMKAITTKLGVPYVFKASFDKANRTSGTAFRGPGMEQGLAVLEEVRARVGVPVLTDVHEDTPMDEVASVVDVLQTPAFLVRQTGFIQRVARAGKPVNVKKGQFLAPWDMKNVVEKFRAEGNSQVMVCERGVSFGYNTLVSDMRSLAIMRETKCPVVFDATHSVQQPGGQGTSSGGQSQFVPVLARAAVASGVAGVFMETHPDPSVALSDGPNMWPLGRMEELLGALVEIDRVVKSRPYAEGL; encoded by the coding sequence ATGAGGCTGGCTGGGTTCGAGATCGGCAATCGTCTCCCGCTCTTCGTGATCGCGGGGCCCTGCGTCGTCGAGAGCCGCGAGCTCTGTCTCGAGGTCGCCGAGGCGATGAAGGCGATCACGACGAAGCTCGGCGTGCCCTACGTCTTCAAGGCGAGCTTCGACAAGGCGAACCGCACGTCGGGCACCGCGTTCCGCGGGCCGGGCATGGAGCAGGGGCTCGCGGTGCTCGAAGAGGTGCGTGCGCGCGTCGGCGTCCCGGTGCTCACCGACGTGCACGAGGACACGCCGATGGACGAGGTCGCGTCGGTCGTCGACGTGCTGCAGACGCCCGCGTTCCTCGTGCGGCAGACGGGCTTCATTCAAAGGGTCGCGCGCGCCGGCAAGCCGGTGAACGTGAAGAAGGGCCAGTTCCTCGCGCCCTGGGACATGAAGAACGTCGTCGAGAAGTTCCGCGCCGAGGGCAACTCGCAGGTGATGGTGTGCGAGCGCGGCGTGTCGTTCGGATACAACACGCTCGTCTCGGACATGCGCAGCCTCGCGATCATGCGCGAGACGAAGTGCCCGGTCGTGTTCGACGCGACGCACTCGGTGCAGCAGCCGGGCGGTCAGGGCACGAGCTCGGGCGGTCAGTCGCAGTTCGTGCCAGTGCTCGCGCGCGCGGCGGTCGCGTCGGGCGTCGCGGGCGTGTTCATGGAGACGCACCCCGATCCGAGCGTCGCGCTGAGCGACGGGCCGAACATGTGGCCGCTCGGTCGCATGGAGGAGCTGCTCGGCGCGCTCGTCGAGATCGATCGTGTGGTGAAGTCGCGGCCCTACGCCGAGGGGCTGTGA
- a CDS encoding KdsC family phosphatase, whose protein sequence is MTLDGVALREKLAAVRALALDVDGVLTDGSLTYGADGEVLKTFHVRDGMGMRLVQNEGIAVAVITAKRSPMLVRRLADLKVAHLLDGREDKGVAIAELAATLGVPLASIAFVGDDVLDLPAMRAAGVGIAVADAHPLVREAAAWVTRERGGRGAVREVCDALLDARGRLRAACEELLRR, encoded by the coding sequence GTGACGCTCGACGGCGTCGCGCTGCGCGAGAAGCTCGCGGCGGTGCGCGCGCTCGCGCTCGACGTCGACGGAGTGCTCACCGACGGATCGCTGACGTACGGCGCGGACGGCGAGGTGCTCAAGACCTTCCACGTGCGCGACGGCATGGGGATGCGCCTCGTGCAGAACGAAGGGATCGCGGTCGCGGTGATCACCGCGAAGCGCTCGCCGATGTTGGTGCGTCGGCTCGCCGATCTGAAGGTCGCGCACCTGCTCGACGGCCGCGAGGACAAGGGCGTCGCGATCGCAGAGCTCGCCGCGACGCTCGGCGTGCCGCTCGCATCGATCGCGTTCGTGGGCGACGACGTGCTCGATCTGCCGGCGATGCGCGCGGCGGGCGTGGGCATCGCGGTCGCGGACGCGCACCCGCTCGTGCGCGAGGCAGCCGCATGGGTCACGCGCGAGCGCGGTGGGCGCGGCGCGGTGCGCGAGGTGTGCGACGCGCTGCTCGACGCACGAGGTCGGCTGCGCGCGGCGTGCGAGGAGCTGTTGCGACGATGA
- the kdsB gene encoding 3-deoxy-manno-octulosonate cytidylyltransferase codes for MSEPFRVVVPARYSSSRLPAKALAEIAGKPLVVHVWEKAVASGAVEALVATDDARIAEVIERAGGIAMMTSPDHATGTDRLAEVARRRGWGDDAIVVNLQGDEPLVPITLPGRLAGALASNARAGIATFATPIHEVREVLAPQVVKVVLDRSGYALYFSRAPIPFARDAFAAGAPSALPAGVPYLRHLGLYAYRAGTLRALSEAPVATYERAESLEQLRALELGIGIHVSVLDEAPQHGVDTPEDLERVRRAMAS; via the coding sequence ATGAGCGAGCCGTTCCGTGTGGTCGTCCCCGCGCGTTATTCGTCGAGCCGACTGCCTGCGAAGGCGCTCGCCGAGATCGCGGGCAAGCCGCTGGTGGTGCACGTCTGGGAGAAAGCGGTCGCGTCGGGCGCGGTCGAGGCGCTCGTCGCGACCGACGACGCGCGCATCGCCGAGGTGATCGAGCGCGCGGGCGGGATCGCGATGATGACGTCGCCCGATCACGCGACCGGCACCGACCGCCTCGCCGAGGTCGCGCGCCGTCGCGGCTGGGGCGACGACGCGATCGTGGTGAACCTGCAGGGCGACGAGCCGCTCGTTCCGATCACGCTGCCCGGTCGCTTGGCGGGCGCGCTCGCGTCGAATGCGCGCGCCGGGATCGCGACGTTCGCCACGCCGATCCACGAGGTGCGCGAGGTGCTCGCGCCGCAGGTCGTGAAGGTCGTGCTCGATCGCAGCGGCTACGCGCTGTACTTCAGCCGCGCGCCGATCCCGTTCGCGCGTGATGCGTTCGCCGCTGGCGCGCCGAGTGCACTGCCCGCGGGCGTGCCCTATCTGCGCCACCTCGGGCTCTATGCGTATCGCGCGGGCACGCTGCGCGCGCTGTCCGAAGCGCCCGTCGCGACGTACGAGCGCGCGGAGTCGCTCGAGCAGCTTCGCGCGCTCGAGCTCGGCATCGGCATCCACGTGAGCGTGCTCGACGAGGCGCCGCAGCACGGCGTCGACACGCCCGAGGATCTCGAGCGCGTGCGACGGGCGATGGCGTCGTGA